Part of the Bacilli bacterium PM5-9 genome is shown below.
AATTAAAGCGATGTTTAATCACCCATTAACTGATAAAGGTATTGAAAACTTTAAAAGTGATTGGGAAAAAGCGTTTGATAAATAGAGGTGGAAAAAATGAAATGTTATAATTGTAATAGTATTATTGAAATGCAACCGACTTGTCCAGTTTGTAAAACAAAAATAGATAAGTCTGATTATGAATTAGAAAGCACTAAAAAAATATTGAGTAAAATAAAAACAATTAAAGATTTTGCTCATTTTATTGGACTGTTTTATGTAAAAAGTATTATTTTATTAATTGTAGCAATTGTTGCGATTGTAGTAGCTAATTATTTCTTATTCTTTGCTGATAATTCAATTTTTATAAAAGATTCAGCTAGTTTTATGGCATGGAATAGGGTTGCTTATATGGTTTTAGCCCTAGTGTTTGTTTTAGCTTTTAACTATTATTTAGAAATGAGAAAAGTAGAAGTTTTTTATAGAGATTTTGAAAAAAACAAAAATAAATATTATATTATTTGGCCATTTAAAACAGAATATCGTTCTATTATTGGAGATGCAAATGAATATATTCCAAATGTTAAAATAATGAAGAAAAGATATCGTGCATATGAGAAAAGAGATAAAAATGTTAGGCTTTTAAGGTTTAATTCATATAAACTTTTCCATCCACAAAAACCAAAATTATTCATGTCAAAAGAAAACTTTTTAAATAAACATTTTGATCCAAAAGCAAGACATTATTTAAAAACTGATAATTATGATGATGAATCATTTGTATTAACAGAAGGTACTATTCATGGATTCTTATATATGAATAATAGCGTTATTACATTATTTAACACACCAAAACTTACAAAACAAGTATTGAATGGTGCACATGTATTAGAAGATACATATCAAGATGAAGATATGCAATTTTAGTAAGAGATTTAAACTCTTACTTTTTTTTGCGAAAAAAAAGATAACTTTTCAGTTATCTTATAAACCGCATTTTAATTGAGCATTACAATTTGTACAAGTGTTACATCCACCAATTTCTTCAACAGTACCTTCAAGGCAAATTGGACAAATATCTCCAATTTCTGTTCCGATGTTTCTATCTTGACGATCAGCTCTTAGTTCTGTTGTTTCTTTATTTTTAGAAGGTTTAATTTCTTCACTTAATACTAATTGTTCTTGTGGAGCTTCATCATTAGTAAGCGATAGTACTTGTGAATCACGACTACCATCAACATAGACAGTTCCACCTTTAGCTTTTCCTTTATATAGTTTTTCATATAATTTTTGTACTTCAACAACACTATAACCTTTAGGAGCATTTACAGTTTTTGAAATTGAAGAATCAATCCATTTTTGAATAATACATTGAGTATCAACATGTTCTTCAGGAGTTAAATCCATTGCACCGACAAAGAAATCAGGTAAAGTATCAGCAGTATAATCAGGGTTATATTTTAACCACTCATCAACAATAGCAGCGTTTACTTCAATAAATTTACCTAAACGTCCTGAACGATAAAACTTAAATGAGAAGTAAGGCTCTAATCCAGTTGAAACACCAACCATTGTCCCAGTTGAACCAGTAGGGGCAATAGTTAAAAGATGAGAGTTTCTTATTCCGTATTTTAAAATATCATTTCTAATATCTTGATTCATTTGTTTCATAAATCCACTGTTGATAAAAGCTTCTCGATTATCTTTTAAGAATGGAAAACTTCCTTTTTCTTTTGCTAAATCAATAGAAGTTTTATATGCAGTTTCAGCAATTTCTTTAAATATTTTTTCAACAATTACATTTGCTTCTTTTGAGCCATATCTTAAATTAGAATGTAATAGTAAATCATGTAATCCCATAACACCCAAGCCAACACGTCTTTCTCCAAGGGCTTGTTTCTCATTTGCTTCTAAGAAATATGGTGTTTGATCAATGATATTATCTTGCATACGAACTGATAGACTAACAGTATTTCGCAATTTATCAAATTGAATTTCTTTAGTTTCTTTATTGATGAAATTAGCAAGGTTAATTGCAGCTAAGTTACAAACTGAATAAGGACTTAAAGGTTGTTCACCACAAGGATTAGTAGCAACTACTTTTTGTCCATATGCCTTAGCATTTGTCATATCATTAGCATTATCAATAAAGAATATTCCTGGTTCAGCAGAATAAGTTGCACAAAATGAAATTAAATTCCATAACTCTCTAGCTTTAATAGAACGATAAACTTTAACAGGATAACCAAGTTTTTCCCATTCTCTAACATCACCAATTTCACGCCAATTTGTATCATAGAAAGTTTTTTGTTCACTAGTTAAGTTATCTAAATCAGGATATCTTAATTCAAAGTAACTATCATTTTCAATAGCTTCCATAAACTCTTTGGTAATAGTTACAGAAATATTAGCACCAGATAAAAACTCTTTGTTTTCAACTTCGTAATGACCACCAACTAATAACTTTTGGTTTATTTCATCAACTAAGTTTGAAGGTAAATCTGAACTATTGTTAGCTAGATCTTCTAAAAAAGCTCTTTCTTTTGCATCAATAGGAACAAACTTCAATTTTTCTGAAGCAATTCTAACAATATCTTCATCTTTTGAATTTTCTTTTAACCATTCTAAAATCATTGGATTTTGCATTTTTGAAATTATAAACTCAATAATATCAGGATGCCAATCAGCCATCATTATCATTTGAGCACCACGTCTTGAACCACCTTGCTCAACTAAATGAGTTAGATTGGATAAGTCATGAAGCCAGCTAACAGCACCACTTGAGCGACCACCAACATCTTTAGCAACTGCATGTTTTGGTCTTAAAGTTGAACCATTAGTACCAACACCACCACCACGAGACATAATTTCCATTACTTCTTTTCGATGTTCTGAAATACCACCACGAGAATCATCAATAAAAGGCATTACAAAGCAGTTGAAATAAGTTACATTTGAACCTGAACCAGCCCCAAATAAAACACGACCAGCAGGAACAATATTCAAATCTTTTAATTCATCAAAAAATTTATTTGAATATTCATCTTTTAACTCTTGAGAATTTTCACCACTTGCAAGAGCAACCGCAATTCTTTTTGCGATTTGTTCAAAATATATTTCTAATGGTTTTTCAATTTGAGACTTTTTTCTAACTACTTGTGATTTATTATATTCTTCATCATCTTTAATTTGATTACGATAATCTTCTAAAATATCTACTGTAATATTGTTTCCATCAATTGAACTTACATATCCAATTCCACGTGAAGGAAAAGTTGGATCATGTTCTAAGACAACTATTACTAAATCATTAACTTGTAGTGTTTCTAAAGAACGATCTTTTTGAGAGTAACGGTCTAACATTACTAATCTCGAGACATTTTCAAACGCTTTATTATAGTCTTTTTCTATAGGATAAAGGTGTGGAAAATATTCTTTTATTGTATTATTTAAATTTTTTATTGTTTCTTGTGAGTACAAGTTAATCATCCTTTCAAAAATAAATTTGTCTAACCAATATTATAGTACATTTCAATCAATAAATATAGTCAAGAGCACTAAAAAAACAATATATTTTATTTGTGAAAATATTGTTTTTTATGAATTTTTTAGTTTTTGCTATACATATTAGCTAAAAAAGACTATTATTTATTAAAAATGTTGAAAAAAGCTTGTTTTTAAATTATATTAACGCCTCTAGTTTTTAGGATATTTAAAAATTGCTTATTGATTTCTTTAGAATCATGATTTTCACTATCGAAAGTGTCAACTAAGTCGCTAATAATATTGACAGTATATTCTAAATTACGTTCTTCCTTATATTTTTGAGCACTTAAAGCAAACTCAAAAATACAAATATCAGTTACACAACCAATAATGTAAAGATTTTTATTATAGTCAAAAGGATTCTTTGCCATAAAGCCATTAGTGCTATTTTTTTTAATTAGTTCAATTTCATTAAAATCTAAATCATTAATTACTTGAGCCTCGCTAGAATTTTCTAAACAATGTGGTGGATAAGAATTAAACTCTTGAGCATCATTTGGATGAGAGTCAATATAGTGAATAACTTCAACACCACTATCAATATTATCTTTTACAAATTTTTTGATGTTTGGAATTAGATTAATAATATTTTCACTAGCAAATGCACCTTCATAACTAAAACCATTTATCATATCAATCATAACAATTAAGTCATTTTTTTTATCAAGTATCATATAAATACCTCCCTTTATACATTTTACTTTATTTAATTTTTAAAAACAATAAGTTGCACAAAAATAGAAGTATGATAAAATGATATTATGTTTTTTTAAGGAGATGTAATAAATGAGTTCTTTAGCCTTGCATACTGATTTTTATGAAATAAATATGGCATATTCTTTTTTTAATGACAATATTCATGAAAAAAAATCAGTTTTTGAAATATATTTTAGAAAGATGCCATTTGATAATGGGTATGCTGTTTTTGCAGGATTACAAAGAGTTATTGAATATATAGAAAGATTTCAATTTAGTGAAAGTGATATTGAATATTTAAAAAAATTTGATTATTCATTAGAGTTTTTAGAGTATTTAAAAAATTTAAAATTTACAGGAACAATAAAATCAGCAGTAGAAGGTGAAGTTGTATTTGCTGATGAGCCATTAATGATTATTGAAGCAGATTTAATTCAAGCACAATTAATTGAAACAGCATTGTTGAACATTGTTAATTTTCAAACATTAATCGCAACTAAAGCAAGTCGTATTCGCAATCTTGCAACTAATCAATTACTATTTGAGTTTGGAGCAAGAAGAGCTCAAGAGATGGATGCTGCATTATGGGGCACTAGAGCAGCATATATAAGTGGATTTGATGGAACAAGCTTAGTTGAGGCAGGACAATTATTTGATATACCATTAGTAGGAACACATGCTCATTCCTTTGTTCAAGTGTATCAAGATGAACTAACTGCTTTTAGAAAATATGCACAAAGTCATAAG
Proteins encoded:
- a CDS encoding hypothetical protein (product_source=Hypo-rule applied; smart=SM00734; superfamily=57802; transmembrane_helix_parts=Inside_1_48,TMhelix_49_71,Outside_72_90,TMhelix_91_113,Inside_114_269) — protein: MKCYNCNSIIEMQPTCPVCKTKIDKSDYELESTKKILSKIKTIKDFAHFIGLFYVKSIILLIVAIVAIVVANYFLFFADNSIFIKDSASFMAWNRVAYMVLALVFVLAFNYYLEMRKVEVFYRDFEKNKNKYYIIWPFKTEYRSIIGDANEYIPNVKIMKKRYRAYEKRDKNVRLLRFNSYKLFHPQKPKLFMSKENFLNKHFDPKARHYLKTDNYDDESFVLTEGTIHGFLYMNNSVITLFNTPKLTKQVLNGAHVLEDTYQDEDMQF
- a CDS encoding ribonucleoside-diphosphate reductase alpha chain (product_source=KO:K00525; cath_funfam=3.20.70.20; cog=COG0209; ko=KO:K00525; pfam=PF02867; superfamily=51998; tigrfam=TIGR02504); amino-acid sequence: MYSQETIKNLNNTIKEYFPHLYPIEKDYNKAFENVSRLVMLDRYSQKDRSLETLQVNDLVIVVLEHDPTFPSRGIGYVSSIDGNNITVDILEDYRNQIKDDEEYNKSQVVRKKSQIEKPLEIYFEQIAKRIAVALASGENSQELKDEYSNKFFDELKDLNIVPAGRVLFGAGSGSNVTYFNCFVMPFIDDSRGGISEHRKEVMEIMSRGGGVGTNGSTLRPKHAVAKDVGGRSSGAVSWLHDLSNLTHLVEQGGSRRGAQMIMMADWHPDIIEFIISKMQNPMILEWLKENSKDEDIVRIASEKLKFVPIDAKERAFLEDLANNSSDLPSNLVDEINQKLLVGGHYEVENKEFLSGANISVTITKEFMEAIENDSYFELRYPDLDNLTSEQKTFYDTNWREIGDVREWEKLGYPVKVYRSIKARELWNLISFCATYSAEPGIFFIDNANDMTNAKAYGQKVVATNPCGEQPLSPYSVCNLAAINLANFINKETKEIQFDKLRNTVSLSVRMQDNIIDQTPYFLEANEKQALGERRVGLGVMGLHDLLLHSNLRYGSKEANVIVEKIFKEIAETAYKTSIDLAKEKGSFPFLKDNREAFINSGFMKQMNQDIRNDILKYGIRNSHLLTIAPTGSTGTMVGVSTGLEPYFSFKFYRSGRLGKFIEVNAAIVDEWLKYNPDYTADTLPDFFVGAMDLTPEEHVDTQCIIQKWIDSSISKTVNAPKGYSVVEVQKLYEKLYKGKAKGGTVYVDGSRDSQVLSLTNDEAPQEQLVLSEEIKPSKNKETTELRADRQDRNIGTEIGDICPICLEGTVEEIGGCNTCTNCNAQLKCGL
- a CDS encoding nicotinamidase-related amidase (product_source=COG1335; cath_funfam=3.40.50.850; cog=COG1335; pfam=PF00857; superfamily=52499), which encodes MILDKKNDLIVMIDMINGFSYEGAFASENIINLIPNIKKFVKDNIDSGVEVIHYIDSHPNDAQEFNSYPPHCLENSSEAQVINDLDFNEIELIKKNSTNGFMAKNPFDYNKNLYIIGCVTDICIFEFALSAQKYKEERNLEYTVNIISDLVDTFDSENHDSKEINKQFLNILKTRGVNII